The Victivallaceae bacterium genome contains a region encoding:
- the rpoN gene encoding RNA polymerase factor sigma-54, whose translation MLYDHLKSSQILLTSASVQQGLAFLQMPIIDLLQAVREEVILNPIFDISSTEEMDNYFNDDSFSRYSRQDNRWENVPEYSSPLSDIYRQMCFMTANRRKRYIVDSILGSLDNDGFLRVDIQELSLLTESPIQEIETILQLIREKCEPLGIGSRNLKEYLLVQLKHERNNPRGYQLIQDHFNDLTDNKLERIASKIHLPKEKLIAEFQKTLTGLRFTPLSCTEPFSQRMLPDAFVYKKSENDWLIKINDDNLEKLRINKDYLKNGNIYSETSKENSVYFKKHIASAQHLIRNLNKRTETLLQVLEVIVQKQDDFFNGKRSTPLPLSVKTISEILNRHESTIFRAVKNKTISTPIGIFSLQSLLPRSFPNTHQDMGTSVIKNLLHELIRNEKHPMSDEELVRELLFRGIKCARRTITKYRRSLNIPGSTLRIYKPKTK comes from the coding sequence ATGCTGTATGATCATCTTAAGTCTTCTCAGATTCTTCTTACCTCAGCTTCCGTTCAACAAGGACTGGCTTTTCTTCAAATGCCTATAATCGACTTGTTACAAGCAGTGCGAGAAGAAGTAATTCTCAATCCCATTTTCGACATTTCCTCTACGGAAGAAATGGATAATTATTTTAACGACGACTCATTTTCTCGTTATTCACGTCAAGATAACCGGTGGGAAAACGTTCCTGAATATTCGTCACCTTTATCCGATATTTATCGACAAATGTGTTTTATGACGGCCAATCGTCGCAAAAGATACATTGTCGACAGCATTCTAGGAAGTTTAGACAACGACGGATTTTTAAGAGTCGATATTCAAGAATTATCTCTCCTAACGGAGTCTCCGATTCAAGAAATCGAAACGATTCTTCAACTTATAAGAGAAAAATGCGAACCTTTGGGAATAGGTTCACGTAACTTGAAAGAATATCTTTTGGTGCAACTCAAACATGAACGAAACAATCCACGCGGATACCAATTGATTCAAGATCATTTCAACGATCTTACGGACAATAAACTTGAAAGAATTGCTTCCAAAATACATCTTCCGAAAGAAAAATTGATAGCCGAATTTCAAAAAACGTTAACCGGTTTACGTTTCACTCCTCTGTCTTGCACCGAACCTTTTTCTCAAAGAATGCTTCCGGATGCTTTTGTTTATAAAAAATCGGAAAACGATTGGCTTATCAAAATCAATGACGATAATTTGGAAAAATTACGTATTAATAAAGATTATTTAAAAAATGGGAATATCTATTCCGAAACATCCAAAGAAAATTCCGTTTACTTCAAAAAACACATTGCAAGTGCCCAACATTTGATTCGAAACTTAAATAAACGAACCGAAACATTGCTGCAAGTCTTAGAGGTCATCGTTCAAAAACAAGACGATTTTTTTAACGGCAAGCGGTCGACTCCTTTGCCTCTTTCCGTAAAAACAATTTCCGAAATCCTTAATAGACACGAATCAACGATTTTTCGAGCCGTTAAAAACAAAACAATCAGCACTCCTATAGGCATTTTTTCTTTGCAATCACTGCTACCAAGGAGCTTCCCTAATACCCATCAAGATATGGGAACTTCGGTCATTAAAAATTTACTTCATGAATTAATTCGTAATGAAAAACATCCAATGTCTGATGAAGAGTTAGTCCGAGAGCTTTTATTTAGAGGAATAAAATGCGCACGAAGAACTATCACCAAATATAGAAGATCCTTAAACATTCCGGGATCAACATTAAGAATCTATAAACCGAAAACTAAGTAA
- a CDS encoding UvrD-helicase domain-containing protein, which produces MPSIFLPFAKITEKLRKLYSKQRKNEIKPSFRLTQHPIGTMVIDFSTLNQTQYETVTAPCSPILVLAGAGSGKTSVITFRISYLIEQGVSPSQILVVTFTNKAAKEIEERVLKLSRTHCCQEKPLICTFHSLGTYILRNSIHILGRSNHFVIYDQNDSEKLLKTVLEKLNINKTQADLFRYEISKKKNELISPEKISSATVGPCFKDVPFFKDVYTQYQNKLEEVDAVDFDDLLYLTVKLFQEHKEEMSKYQNLWKALLIDEYQDTNHAQYLIARYIVSQHQNIFAVGDPDQSIYSWRGANINNILNFEKDYPKTRIIRLEENYRSHGNILNAANALILKNRSRLDKQLRSVKTPGEKIRLFIGETDREEAEFVAREVERLHRKNISLKDICIFYRTNFQSRIFEDALLRKKIPYQILGGLSFYKRKEIQDILSFLRMLVTTKDIISFERSVNIPKRGLGNVCIGKIIEFTLTNKLSLIEVCERIGNDPGFKAVKVNAKQIVGLKDYASLITSLKNFKGPLHELVSETARSSCYLEYLKQDDKDSFEDRKSNIDELISKTYEWEQNNNESDLNRFLEDLALKSSSDESPLNEDRLNLMTIHTGKGLEFEVAFIVGLEETLFPHANSMGSHENLEEERRLCYVGITRAKDLLYLSRSETRFLWGSLRIMKPSRFLREIPAHYLVKSI; this is translated from the coding sequence ATGCCTTCCATTTTCCTTCCTTTTGCTAAAATCACCGAAAAATTAAGGAAATTATATTCGAAACAAAGAAAAAATGAGATAAAACCTTCTTTTAGACTTACTCAACACCCAATAGGCACTATGGTTATAGATTTTTCGACTCTAAATCAAACGCAATATGAAACCGTAACTGCCCCTTGTTCACCTATTTTAGTTCTTGCAGGGGCTGGATCGGGTAAAACCAGCGTCATTACTTTCCGTATTTCCTATCTTATTGAACAAGGCGTTTCGCCTTCCCAAATACTCGTCGTGACTTTCACTAATAAAGCAGCAAAAGAAATAGAGGAACGAGTATTGAAATTATCTCGAACCCATTGCTGTCAGGAAAAGCCCTTAATCTGTACTTTTCATAGTTTAGGGACCTATATTCTAAGGAATAGTATCCACATTTTGGGAAGAAGCAATCATTTTGTCATTTATGATCAAAACGATTCCGAAAAACTGTTAAAAACAGTTTTGGAAAAACTGAATATCAATAAAACTCAAGCTGATCTTTTTCGTTATGAAATATCCAAAAAGAAAAATGAGCTGATCTCACCGGAAAAAATCTCTTCCGCAACCGTCGGCCCTTGTTTTAAAGACGTCCCTTTTTTTAAAGACGTCTATACCCAATATCAAAATAAACTGGAAGAAGTCGATGCCGTTGACTTTGACGATCTCCTTTATCTAACGGTAAAATTATTTCAGGAACATAAAGAAGAAATGTCTAAATATCAAAATTTGTGGAAAGCTCTTTTAATAGACGAATATCAGGATACGAATCATGCACAATATTTAATCGCACGTTACATCGTGTCTCAACATCAAAACATATTTGCGGTCGGAGATCCCGATCAATCCATTTATTCATGGCGAGGAGCCAATATCAATAATATTTTAAATTTCGAAAAAGACTATCCCAAAACAAGAATTATTCGCCTTGAAGAGAATTATCGTAGTCACGGTAACATTCTAAACGCAGCAAATGCTCTTATCTTGAAGAATCGTTCGCGTCTAGACAAACAATTGCGTAGTGTCAAAACGCCCGGAGAAAAAATACGACTTTTCATCGGAGAAACGGATCGCGAAGAAGCCGAATTCGTAGCACGAGAGGTGGAACGTTTACATCGTAAAAATATTTCTCTTAAAGATATATGCATATTCTATCGTACAAACTTTCAATCGAGAATTTTCGAAGATGCTTTGTTACGCAAAAAAATTCCTTATCAGATTCTCGGAGGCCTTTCTTTTTACAAACGAAAGGAAATTCAAGACATCCTTTCTTTTTTACGAATGCTGGTTACAACCAAAGATATTATTTCATTCGAACGATCCGTTAACATTCCGAAAAGAGGTTTAGGAAACGTCTGTATCGGAAAAATCATAGAATTTACCCTTACCAATAAGCTATCTCTCATAGAAGTTTGCGAACGTATCGGCAACGATCCGGGTTTTAAAGCAGTTAAAGTAAATGCCAAACAAATAGTTGGATTGAAAGATTATGCAAGTCTTATTACTTCTTTAAAAAACTTCAAAGGTCCTCTTCATGAACTCGTTTCGGAAACCGCCAGAAGCAGCTGTTATCTCGAATACCTAAAACAAGATGATAAAGACTCCTTTGAAGATCGTAAAAGCAACATCGATGAATTAATTTCCAAAACTTACGAATGGGAACAAAATAACAATGAAAGCGATTTAAATCGCTTTCTGGAAGATTTAGCTCTGAAAAGCTCATCGGATGAAAGTCCTCTTAATGAAGATCGATTGAATTTAATGACCATTCACACCGGCAAAGGTTTGGAATTCGAAGTAGCATTCATAGTCGGGCTGGAAGAAACTTTATTTCCTCATGCAAATTCTATGGGCAGCCATGAAAATCTTGAAGAAGAACGACGATTATGTTACGTCGGAATCACTAGAGCAAAAGATTTACTTTATCTATCCAGGTCCGAAACAAGATTTTTATGGGGTTCTTTAAGAATTATGAAACCCAGCAGATTTTTAAGGGAAATACCGGCTCATTATTTGGTGAAATCCATATAA
- the ung gene encoding uracil-DNA glycosylase codes for MEGIEMLNNVPPQMDPHWAEILSAEWEKPYMSSLRTFLLRERRGPLPIYPEAREVFSAFTHTSFEKTQVIIMGQDPYSGPNQAHGLSFSVKPGILCPPSLKNIFLELQNDLEIQNDKGCLIPWAKQGVLLLNSVCTVRKDSPRSHAGKGWEVFTDAVIGKFVERKDPVIFVLWGSDAKKKCEFVTGRTHHFVLTAAHPSPLAAFRGFFGCSHFSKINFLLKKQNKAEIDWRLV; via the coding sequence ATGGAAGGCATTGAAATGTTAAATAATGTTCCTCCTCAAATGGATCCGCATTGGGCAGAAATCCTATCCGCAGAGTGGGAAAAACCGTATATGTCGAGTTTGAGAACGTTTTTGCTTCGAGAAAGACGAGGTCCGCTTCCTATTTATCCGGAAGCACGAGAAGTTTTTTCTGCCTTCACCCATACTTCTTTTGAAAAAACTCAAGTAATTATTATGGGACAAGATCCTTATTCAGGTCCGAATCAAGCTCACGGGTTGAGTTTTAGCGTAAAACCGGGGATCCTTTGTCCTCCCTCTTTGAAAAATATTTTTCTTGAATTACAAAATGACTTAGAAATTCAAAATGACAAAGGATGTTTGATTCCTTGGGCAAAACAAGGCGTCCTGTTATTGAATTCCGTTTGTACGGTTAGAAAAGACTCCCCTCGTTCCCACGCAGGTAAAGGTTGGGAAGTTTTTACGGATGCGGTTATCGGAAAATTCGTAGAAAGGAAAGATCCCGTTATTTTCGTATTATGGGGGAGCGATGCTAAAAAAAAGTGTGAATTTGTTACGGGTCGCACGCATCACTTCGTCTTGACGGCAGCCCATCCCTCTCCTTTAGCGGCTTTTCGCGGTTTTTTTGGTTGTTCACACTTTTCAAAAATTAATTTTCTGCTTAAAAAACAAAACAAAGCAGAAATTGATTGGAGGCTAGTATGA
- the rdgB gene encoding RdgB/HAM1 family non-canonical purine NTP pyrophosphatase, which translates to MKIVIASRNGYKIRETKLILKKFPEFDIFSLLDFPDYPTIKHKGNSVKDLAINKALHTAQALNHWVIADESVLIVPSLNGEPGILSDCYAGDKASEKENRKKLLQMMQLLDGTVCRSGYFECCMILASPQGDIRVTRGTCEGYISEEEKGGGGFGYDPIFLKYDYKLTFAELSEDIKNKISHRSKALKKLLPELESLASTCKIQFVQ; encoded by the coding sequence ATGAAAATTGTCATAGCCAGCCGCAACGGTTATAAAATTAGGGAAACCAAATTAATCCTTAAAAAATTTCCTGAATTCGATATTTTTTCCTTATTGGATTTTCCCGATTATCCAACGATCAAACACAAAGGCAATTCGGTAAAAGATCTCGCTATCAATAAAGCACTGCATACCGCTCAAGCCTTAAATCATTGGGTAATTGCTGATGAATCCGTATTAATCGTGCCTTCCTTAAACGGAGAACCCGGTATCTTATCGGATTGTTACGCAGGAGACAAGGCTTCCGAAAAAGAAAATCGGAAAAAATTACTGCAAATGATGCAACTTCTTGACGGAACGGTTTGTCGTTCAGGATATTTCGAGTGTTGCATGATCTTGGCATCTCCTCAAGGAGATATCAGAGTAACTAGAGGAACTTGCGAAGGCTATATATCCGAAGAGGAAAAAGGCGGAGGGGGATTCGGTTACGATCCTATTTTTTTAAAATATGACTACAAATTAACGTTTGCTGAGTTATCCGAAGATATTAAGAATAAGATTTCTCATAGATCAAAAGCTTTGAAAAAACTACTGCCCGAATTGGAATCGTTGGCTTCAACTTGTAAAATTCAATTTGTCCAGTGA